Proteins found in one Triticum urartu cultivar G1812 chromosome 4, Tu2.1, whole genome shotgun sequence genomic segment:
- the LOC125551153 gene encoding nuclear pore complex protein NUP98A-like isoform X1 produces MFGASNPFGQSSASPFGQTSTNPFGTQQGFGQPSTTTNNPFAPKPFGSPTLAFGAPTGTTSPFGATSTFGQPSAPAFGATSTGAFGQQSAPAFGATSTGAFGQQSTPAFGSTSTGAFGQQPAFGATSTGAFGQPSTPAFGTPSSSPFGSSTPAFGTSPAPAFGATSSNNFGGGSLFGQKPSFGGFGSTPSQSSPFGSTFQQTQPTFGNSTFGTTTTPAFGSTTTAAFGSTTTPAFGSTSTSLFGGASSTPAFGSTQFGSTTTPGFGSSGTGAFGVSSAPAFGTSTTPASAFGFGSSPSFGQSAAATGTSLFGTTSPFGAQTSPFGSQTAAPAFGQTTFGSQSGGTRIQPYVQTPDTDTAASGSQPAAKLDSISAMPAYKEKSHEELRWEDYQRGDKGGPNSSATPAVNNFLSPQPSFQPNQPAPVNPFTNPSPSPFSSAFATTPNPFSSPATTTSSFGQTSGSTFPANTSSSLFGNNTTTSLFNNPNPFNVGSSTSNSTQSSGLFTSSPTMGQQPFGHSFNQQSSTPAFSTSMFNTSNIGITGGGGMFGNTSSPFQTSSFQQSAPVQPTNSFSFQPQTQPALTGGFSGVSNPMNMAPFGQQTTSQSNMVMQPTLVSNPFGTLPAMPQMSIGNGGSSPSIQYGISSLPVAEKPLPSRTLSMVVPRHLSQRRIKLLPRKYNATSNGKVPFFADDEESPVTPKADAFFIPRENPRSLIIRPTDQWPSRSVVGQQSIPRDSTDNDKHKDAFVGREHNKAAMTPTRSGTVENGIHIASSEPGAVARHMNGATVEKMMPRLSQADYFTEPSLEELAAKERAEPGYCSQVVDFIVGREGYGSIKFLGETDVRGLDLESIVEFNNREVIVYKDDSKKPPVGEGLNKAALVTLLNIKCMNKKTGEQYTQGPRLEKFKEMLVKKADEQGVEFISFDGAKGEWKFRVKHFSSYGFSEAQADDLADSL; encoded by the exons ATGTTCGGCGCTAGCAATC CATTCGGGCAGTCATCCGCCAGCCCTTTCGGGCAGACCTCAACCAACCCCTTCGGGACCCAACAGGGCTTTGGCCAGCCCAGCACCACCACCAACAATCCCTTCGCGCCCAAACCCTTCGGCAGCCCGACCCTCGCATTCGGGGCGCCAACAGGGACCACCTCGCCCTTCGGCGCTACCTCCACCTTTGGCCAGCCATCCGCTCCGGCCTTTGGCGCCACTTCCACTGGCGCCTTTGGCCAGCAGTCCGCCCCGGCCTTTGGCGCTACGTCCACTGGTGCCTTCGGCCAGCAATCCACCCCTGCGTTTGGCTCTACATCCACTGGCGCCTTCGGCCAGCAACCCGCGTTTGGTGCTACATCAACCGGTGCCTTTGGCCAGCCATCCACACCTGCATTTGGTACCCCGTCCTCCTCTCCGTTTGGGAGCTCCACGCCAGCTTTTGGTACATCGCCAGCCCCCGCGTTTGGCGCCACATCCTCTAACAACTTTGGCGGTG GATCTTTATTTGGACAAAAGCCAAGCTTTGGTGGGTTTGGATCAACTCCTAGCCAGTCTAGTCCATTTGGTAGCACATTTCAGCAAACACAGCCAACATTTGGCAACAGCACTTTTGGCACCACAACTACGCCGGCCTTTGGTTCCACAACAACGGCAGCATTTGGCTCCACAACGACTCCAGCATTTGGCTCAACATCAACATCCTTATTTGGTGGTGCTTCCAGCACCCCAGCATTTGGTTCGACGCAATTTGGTTCAACCACAACTCCTGGTTTTGGATCTTCAGGTACCGGAGCATTTGGTGTGAGTAGTGCTCCAGCTTTTGGAACTTCAACCACACCAGCAAGTGCTTTTGGTTTTGGTTCTTCACCGTCTTTTGGACAATCAGCAGCTGCAACTGGTACCAGCCTCTTCGGAACAACTTCACCCTTTGGAGCACAAACTTCTCCATTCG GCTCTCAAACAGCTGCACCAGCATTCGGGCAAACTACGTTTGGAAGTCAATCTGGAGGAACCAGAATACAGCCTTATGTACAAACACCTGATACTGACACTGCTGCAAGTGGTTCTCAGCCTGCTGCAAAACTTGATTCCATATCAGCCATGCCTGCATACAAAGAGAAGAGTCATGAAGAATTGAGGTGGGAAGATTATCAGCGTGGGGACAAAG GTGGACCAAACTCTTCTGCAACTCCAGCAGTGAACAACTTCTTATCTCCACAGCCAAGTTTCCAACCAAATCAACCAGCACCAGTGAATCCATTTACTAACCCCTCACCCTCACCTTTTTCGAGTGCTTTTGCTACTACTCCGAACCCGTTTTCATCGCCCGCAACTACTACCTCCTCGTTTGGACAAACAAGTGGTTCTACATTCCCAGCAAACACTTCATCTTCTCTATTTGGAAATAATACCACCACTTCACTATTCAACAACCCAAATCCTTTCAATGTTGGGTCATCCACTAGTAATAGCACTCAATCATCTGGGCTGTTTACGTCTTCCCCTACAATGGGGCAGCAGCCATTTGGCCACTCATTTAACCAGCAATCAAGCACTCCAGCTTTCTCCACCAGTATGTTCAATACATCTAACATCGGAATCACTGGAGGTGGAGGGATGTTTGGCAACACATCTTCACCTTTTCAAACA TCATCATTTCAACAATCTGCCCCTGTTCAACCTACAAACTCGTTCTCATTCCAACCTCAGACTCAACCAG CTTTGACAGGTGGATTCTCTGGTGTTTCCAACCCGATGAATATGGCTCCATTCGGACAGCA AACTACTAGCCAGTCCAATATGGTAATGCAGCCGACTCTTGTTTCAAATCCCTTTGGGACCCTTCCAGCAATGCCTCAGATGTCCATTGGGAATGGTGGATCCTCACCTTCTATCCAATATGGGATATCAAGTTTGCCG GTTGCTGAGAAGCCCCTTCCGAGCAGAACATTATCAATGGTGGTTCCTAGGCATTTGTCACAGAGGAGGATAAAGCTGCTGCCACGAAAATATAATGCAACATCCAATGGCAAG GTTCCAttctttgctgatgatgaagaatcCCCTGTAACACCAAAAGCGGATGCCTTTTTCATCCCTAGAGAGAACCCAAGAAGTTTGATAATCCGTCCAACAGACCAGTGGCCTTCACGTAGTGTGGTTGGCCAACAATCAATTCCAAGGGATTCAACTGATAATGACAAACATAAAG ATGCTTTTGTTGGGAGGGAGCACAATAAGGCTGCCATGACACCAACTCGGTCTGGTACAGTGGAGAATGGCATCCACATTGCATCAAGCGAGCCTGGGGCTGTGGCTCGGCATATGAATGGTGCTACCGTTGAGAAGATGATGCCTCGGCTCTCCCAGGCAGATTACTTCACGGAGCCCAGTCTAGAGGAGCTTGCTGCCAAAGAACGTGCTGAGCCAGGCTACTGTAGTCAGGTTGTAGACTTCATTGTTGGGCGTGAAGGTTATGGCAGCATCAAATTCTTGGGAGAAACTGATGTAAGGGGCCTTGATCTGGAGTCGATTGTGGAATTCAATAACCGTGAAGTGATTGTGTACAAGGACGATAGCAAGAAGCCCCCAGTTGGCGAGGGCCTGAACAAAGCTGCTTTGGTGACCCTCCTGAACATCAAGTGCATGAATAAGAAGACGGGTGAGCAGTACACGCAAGGGCCGAGGTTGGAGAAGTTcaaggagatgttggtgaagaaggCTGATGAGCAGGGGGTGGAGTTTATCTCGTTTGACGGTGCCAAGGGCGAGTGGAAGTTCAGGGTGAAGCACTTCAGCTCCTACGGGTTTAGTGAAGCCCAAGCCGACGACCTGGCCGATTCCTTGTAG
- the LOC125551153 gene encoding nuclear pore complex protein NUP98A-like isoform X2, giving the protein MFGASNPFGQSSASPFGQTSTNPFGTQQGFGQPSTTTNNPFAPKPFGSPTLAFGAPTGTTSPFGATSTFGQPSAPAFGATSTGAFGQQSAPAFGATSTGAFGQQSTPAFGSTSTGAFGQQPAFGATSTGAFGQPSTPAFGTPSSSPFGSSTPAFGTSPAPAFGATSSNNFGGGSLFGQKPSFGGFGSTPSQSSPFGSTFQQTQPTFGNSTFGTTTTPAFGSTTTAAFGSTTTPAFGSTSTSLFGGASSTPAFGSTQFGSTTTPGFGSSGTGAFGVSSAPAFGTSTTPASAFGFGSSPSFGQSAAATGTSLFGTTSPFGAQTSPFGSQTAAPAFGQTTFGSQSGGTRIQPYVQTPDTDTAASGSQPAAKLDSISAMPAYKEKSHEELRWEDYQRGDKGGPNSSATPAVNNFLSPQPSFQPNQPAPVNPFTNPSPSPFSSAFATTPNPFSSPATTTSSFGQTSGSTFPANTSSSLFGNNTTTSLFNNPNPFNVGSSTSNSTQSSGLFTSSPTMGQQPFGHSFNQQSSTPAFSTSMFNTSNIGITGGGGMFGNTSSPFQTSSFQQSAPVQPTNSFSFQPQTQPGGFSGVSNPMNMAPFGQQTTSQSNMVMQPTLVSNPFGTLPAMPQMSIGNGGSSPSIQYGISSLPVAEKPLPSRTLSMVVPRHLSQRRIKLLPRKYNATSNGKVPFFADDEESPVTPKADAFFIPRENPRSLIIRPTDQWPSRSVVGQQSIPRDSTDNDKHKDAFVGREHNKAAMTPTRSGTVENGIHIASSEPGAVARHMNGATVEKMMPRLSQADYFTEPSLEELAAKERAEPGYCSQVVDFIVGREGYGSIKFLGETDVRGLDLESIVEFNNREVIVYKDDSKKPPVGEGLNKAALVTLLNIKCMNKKTGEQYTQGPRLEKFKEMLVKKADEQGVEFISFDGAKGEWKFRVKHFSSYGFSEAQADDLADSL; this is encoded by the exons ATGTTCGGCGCTAGCAATC CATTCGGGCAGTCATCCGCCAGCCCTTTCGGGCAGACCTCAACCAACCCCTTCGGGACCCAACAGGGCTTTGGCCAGCCCAGCACCACCACCAACAATCCCTTCGCGCCCAAACCCTTCGGCAGCCCGACCCTCGCATTCGGGGCGCCAACAGGGACCACCTCGCCCTTCGGCGCTACCTCCACCTTTGGCCAGCCATCCGCTCCGGCCTTTGGCGCCACTTCCACTGGCGCCTTTGGCCAGCAGTCCGCCCCGGCCTTTGGCGCTACGTCCACTGGTGCCTTCGGCCAGCAATCCACCCCTGCGTTTGGCTCTACATCCACTGGCGCCTTCGGCCAGCAACCCGCGTTTGGTGCTACATCAACCGGTGCCTTTGGCCAGCCATCCACACCTGCATTTGGTACCCCGTCCTCCTCTCCGTTTGGGAGCTCCACGCCAGCTTTTGGTACATCGCCAGCCCCCGCGTTTGGCGCCACATCCTCTAACAACTTTGGCGGTG GATCTTTATTTGGACAAAAGCCAAGCTTTGGTGGGTTTGGATCAACTCCTAGCCAGTCTAGTCCATTTGGTAGCACATTTCAGCAAACACAGCCAACATTTGGCAACAGCACTTTTGGCACCACAACTACGCCGGCCTTTGGTTCCACAACAACGGCAGCATTTGGCTCCACAACGACTCCAGCATTTGGCTCAACATCAACATCCTTATTTGGTGGTGCTTCCAGCACCCCAGCATTTGGTTCGACGCAATTTGGTTCAACCACAACTCCTGGTTTTGGATCTTCAGGTACCGGAGCATTTGGTGTGAGTAGTGCTCCAGCTTTTGGAACTTCAACCACACCAGCAAGTGCTTTTGGTTTTGGTTCTTCACCGTCTTTTGGACAATCAGCAGCTGCAACTGGTACCAGCCTCTTCGGAACAACTTCACCCTTTGGAGCACAAACTTCTCCATTCG GCTCTCAAACAGCTGCACCAGCATTCGGGCAAACTACGTTTGGAAGTCAATCTGGAGGAACCAGAATACAGCCTTATGTACAAACACCTGATACTGACACTGCTGCAAGTGGTTCTCAGCCTGCTGCAAAACTTGATTCCATATCAGCCATGCCTGCATACAAAGAGAAGAGTCATGAAGAATTGAGGTGGGAAGATTATCAGCGTGGGGACAAAG GTGGACCAAACTCTTCTGCAACTCCAGCAGTGAACAACTTCTTATCTCCACAGCCAAGTTTCCAACCAAATCAACCAGCACCAGTGAATCCATTTACTAACCCCTCACCCTCACCTTTTTCGAGTGCTTTTGCTACTACTCCGAACCCGTTTTCATCGCCCGCAACTACTACCTCCTCGTTTGGACAAACAAGTGGTTCTACATTCCCAGCAAACACTTCATCTTCTCTATTTGGAAATAATACCACCACTTCACTATTCAACAACCCAAATCCTTTCAATGTTGGGTCATCCACTAGTAATAGCACTCAATCATCTGGGCTGTTTACGTCTTCCCCTACAATGGGGCAGCAGCCATTTGGCCACTCATTTAACCAGCAATCAAGCACTCCAGCTTTCTCCACCAGTATGTTCAATACATCTAACATCGGAATCACTGGAGGTGGAGGGATGTTTGGCAACACATCTTCACCTTTTCAAACA TCATCATTTCAACAATCTGCCCCTGTTCAACCTACAAACTCGTTCTCATTCCAACCTCAGACTCAACCAG GTGGATTCTCTGGTGTTTCCAACCCGATGAATATGGCTCCATTCGGACAGCA AACTACTAGCCAGTCCAATATGGTAATGCAGCCGACTCTTGTTTCAAATCCCTTTGGGACCCTTCCAGCAATGCCTCAGATGTCCATTGGGAATGGTGGATCCTCACCTTCTATCCAATATGGGATATCAAGTTTGCCG GTTGCTGAGAAGCCCCTTCCGAGCAGAACATTATCAATGGTGGTTCCTAGGCATTTGTCACAGAGGAGGATAAAGCTGCTGCCACGAAAATATAATGCAACATCCAATGGCAAG GTTCCAttctttgctgatgatgaagaatcCCCTGTAACACCAAAAGCGGATGCCTTTTTCATCCCTAGAGAGAACCCAAGAAGTTTGATAATCCGTCCAACAGACCAGTGGCCTTCACGTAGTGTGGTTGGCCAACAATCAATTCCAAGGGATTCAACTGATAATGACAAACATAAAG ATGCTTTTGTTGGGAGGGAGCACAATAAGGCTGCCATGACACCAACTCGGTCTGGTACAGTGGAGAATGGCATCCACATTGCATCAAGCGAGCCTGGGGCTGTGGCTCGGCATATGAATGGTGCTACCGTTGAGAAGATGATGCCTCGGCTCTCCCAGGCAGATTACTTCACGGAGCCCAGTCTAGAGGAGCTTGCTGCCAAAGAACGTGCTGAGCCAGGCTACTGTAGTCAGGTTGTAGACTTCATTGTTGGGCGTGAAGGTTATGGCAGCATCAAATTCTTGGGAGAAACTGATGTAAGGGGCCTTGATCTGGAGTCGATTGTGGAATTCAATAACCGTGAAGTGATTGTGTACAAGGACGATAGCAAGAAGCCCCCAGTTGGCGAGGGCCTGAACAAAGCTGCTTTGGTGACCCTCCTGAACATCAAGTGCATGAATAAGAAGACGGGTGAGCAGTACACGCAAGGGCCGAGGTTGGAGAAGTTcaaggagatgttggtgaagaaggCTGATGAGCAGGGGGTGGAGTTTATCTCGTTTGACGGTGCCAAGGGCGAGTGGAAGTTCAGGGTGAAGCACTTCAGCTCCTACGGGTTTAGTGAAGCCCAAGCCGACGACCTGGCCGATTCCTTGTAG